The genomic interval CAGATGGAAGATGAAGAAAAACGGCGCAATCTTGATACAGTGGTTTCAGACAACAGCGTAGTACAGTGTGGCTGCATGTCATGGATAACGTACGAATAGTTCCTTTTCAAACCAGATCCTTTCACAGTgcataagaaaaataataatggaggaaaaaaaacaaacaaacaaacagatgaaGCACTTTCTTGGGGCTTGATGGTCAGAACCCTTCTAGAGGACAACATCGGGGTTTCTCTACAGGCCCAAGCATGCGTCCATCAGTCGGTATTGCACAACACAAGTACCTTAAAATgcgtccacacacacacacacaaaaacagtaATAATCGCCCAAACTGGAAATTTTAAATCGTCTCCCTAAAAATCTGCCTCTTGCTGCTTTTAAATCCTGTTTGCCAAAAACAATACGTCTTGGGGTTACTTCTAAATcttcatttatttccattttctaTAATACAaccaactaaaacatgcaagctGACTGCctgctctggaaaaaaaaaaaaaaaaaaacgcagccaAGAGCCTCCAGCGCACGGTGTCCGTTATTCCAGTCAGAGTTCAAAGACTGAATGATTAAAAAGTGCTTTATGTAGGTCAGTAGGACTTCTTTCTTCTACGATTATTACAAAGTTTGTACATTAGCATGTATCATCTgcggaagaaagaaagaaaaaaacgttgAAGTTGGGCCGTCCGTCTCCAAACTGGGAACAGAAGGACAAGCTGTGCAGGTTACTCACCGTGATACcaccattttgttttctttggatttttgttACATGTTCTTACATAAAACGAGTTATCAGGTGGTCGTCTCTGCAGAAAAAGGGAGGgggaaatgttttaattgatGGCGAAAGGAAACATGACGTGTTGCGTTTCGTCTCCCCAGCCCGGTAGACGTACCTTTTCTTTGCAGCTGGACAACATGCTGATAATACTAAGACAAACTGATTGCACGGAGAGCGCTGGTGACCAGTCTTCCGTCAGAATAGATAGACAGATGTGACCGTTGCTATACACGTGTGGGTGGACAGGTATATTCTCTCCTGTGAACATTACCTGCAcaattaaagaaacaaagacatCAGGGGTTTATTGAGAGAAGGCACAGAATACACGACAACAGAAAGTGAAAGGTGACCCAACTGGGAACTCATGGTAAAATACGCAGGATCctgaaaaaaagtattcatacctcttggCACTTTTACATTTCCATACATGTTAATGACACTATAtgcgacagaccaacacaaagtagtgttaTAATAcatgggttttcaaaataattcatcttcccatcaacttaGCCGCCCCTGCAGAGGAAATCTCCACACAGCATGGGGCTTCCAAGTGTTTATGTCTCCCATATGGTTCCTAAAAACTGGACTTATCATGGTTTTCCTTTAACAAAAGGTTTCCACGTTGTTACTATTCCATTAGGGCCAGATTTGAGGGCTGCAATATAACTAGCTGGTCTTTTCAACCAGTTCTAAAAACCCttgaatttgtttaatttacttTGCATCCAGTCTGCATGTGCAGTATGCGGATCAGTCGATGTTTCTTGTGTTTCATGCATGATGCCTGTGGGCCCCATCACATAACATTGAcagtttattcatatttataatgtttaaaGTTAGCATTTCAGTTAGCATTCACACTGATCAAATGCAGAGTTCCCGTTTATGTGTAATTTGATTGTAATGGAAGCATGCAAATCTTACATTTATGCACGACTACCCACTTACATTTAACAAATTACTTTTGGGAACACAGTTTTTACTGACAGAAAGCTAACCCCACATTTGAAACTGAATAACATGATtatgcgtttttttaaatccttccagTCTGGATCCCGTATTCAAATCGTGCAGTTGTCAGAGAAAACGTGCGCCGTTGTGGTGTCCACAAGCAGCAGAAATGCAGCAACATGTTTCCGTTTTTaccaacaacaaagaaaacgcCATGTGCAGGTAGTAGTAAAATGCCATTAATTACGTCAAAAAGTTGGGGCGATCATTAGAGGGCGCCACTGGTCTACTTTCCAGTGTTCtcatttttcattaaaagagGAATactaaacagttaaaaaaactcCAGAaggttaaaatgtcaaatgctttttcttatTATTCTGTTGGCTAACTAAAGTTGGCGTACATGAGAATTAAGGCAGCTTTACTAAAAAGAGACGAGAGTTGAAAATCATGATACATTTTAAAggctgtttttaattaaaaacaaatatttaaaaatcaatCAATGTGAACCTAGTGTTTAGAGAGTGAATTTAGTTCAAAATGTTCAGATTAGGAGCAATGAACAAGTGCTGAGTTGTGAACTAGTTCTTGTTGAGGGTTAACTTGCACTGGGATGAAGGCCAAGTGGTTTTCAGCTCAGGGTTTTATCGTGTTTTATATCACTAAGGTTTAGGATTGGCTGACAGATATCTGAAAATGTAGCGTTTTCTGACCCATTAGAAAAACAATAATGATAAACATTTAGTTTATATACACCCGTGTGTTGGAAATTAAGCTAGCAGCCGAGAGCCGCGTGTGAGTTTGCTGCTTTAACATGTTTACTGTGGCCGGCCTAAAACCCCTGAGAAACTTCCAGTCTTGTTTACCCAAAATCAACATTAGGCAAATAACATTTAATgacagtaaaacacagaaaatcctCACAACAATGCTACAATCCAAGATGTTAAAAAAGCCAGCGTGAAGACCTAAACAGCTTATACGATTCTATAATAAATAAGAAACTCATTTCTAGAAAGCAAACAAGCTGATTCATTGCAGAGGGTTAAGTGGAAGCTGAAGTTTGTGAGAGAAACGGAAGCAATGGACTGAAACATTATTAACTAGGGTCCAGGAGGCCAGCAGGAATCATTTATAACATAAATGGCCTTCAGTCTGGAGGAACCGGACCAAAATGCAGCACAGGCATCATCTAAGCTATTATTGACGTCTATGTTTTTGTTCTCTATTGCTTAAACACTCGAGAATCAAAGCACCATCTAATATTTATAGGATTAACAAGCATTTAATCATTTCCTGTAAAAGCCGATTAGGCAAGAGTTAATAAAAGACATGGGGCATAGGCTCAAGTGCTTTAGGGACATGAGAACATGTCTACTCTTCCATCACAGACGTGGCTTCAAGACCCAATTTTTAAACTCAAACCGCTCTAAAAATGGAGACTGGTTCCTGAATAACACAATAAGACTGTTCACCGACTTACCTGAGGGGAATCAAAAGGATATCGACTACTAAATttgaaaagcagctgaaatttCTCTCCTTCATACAACGTGCCAGATGCGCCTTCCATATCTACAATCcacctaaaaaacaaacaaaaagcaggcGCAGTGTTAAAATATGTCTGGAATCTCCTTCAAACACAATGATTACAACAATCCTCAAGgcaactaaagataaacactgGGGAGGTTAAAAAAGGGGGAGTAAAAACAGGTTTGAAGAATATTTAGAATTGGGGCAACAAATCTGAGCTAAAAGGTTcaagttttcttctgtttattttttatttttttccagaaccACGCATTCTCCAGGTGTTAAAATCAGAACCAACATGTGCAAATCTATGTTCTTGTGAAGGAAATTAAGTGTATTTAGTGTGCAGTAAAGAACTGAGAGGACCGTAGCAGCACTCATGTCAGCGTGCGCCAAGGAGACAAAGTTTGGGGTTTGTCCTGCTACTTTGGTTAATTGTTTGCAGAGAAGCAGACTTTCTCCCTGATGCATGAACATGTCGAGTACTGCCAGATAAACACGAGCCCCTCTTTAGGGACAACTTGGACAACAAGGAAAAAAAGTCTGCAAAATACGGTACATTTTTCTAGAGGGTTGAAAGTATGGAGGCCCAAcactgaaaattaaaaatgaaagtgGAAATATGTAAATggtcaaataaacaaatacacttaaaataaatcagaaatactttaataatcctagAGGGATTAAACAATTTAGcaataatttaatgtaattgtCTATGActtaaaaatatccaatatatTTACCAcatgttttataatttaattgaccttcatatgttttttcctccatttccaAGATATTCATTCAAGAACTTTTAAAGACCATGAAGAGCAATATTGTAGTGATACATTTATGTTTCTACTTAATTTTAATCCTGTAGAGAATTGTCCCCCCCTACTTTTTTGCACTAATCaagaaaattaaaagttaaGTTTGTCATAATTTTGTTTGCACTTAACCATAAACGACtcttaaacaatgttgccagggtctcaaaaatgttattaaatattgagtatttttcttaatacaaaaatgtctaattaaattttgcTACTGTGACAACCCTATTATCCAGATGATGGAAATTCCCAGgtcaagaattaaaaaaaaaaaaaagaaaaaaaaaaagagcaccaATTTGTTTTCTTAATGCAGTAAGTTGTACAAGCAACATATAAAGTTGGAGTCGACATGGATTAATGAGTGATTAGGCAAGTCAAACAAATTTTAGCAAGGCTAGCTGTGATAGGTGAGATATAGATAAGGCTTGTagatgtatattttttatccGTTTGTTCTTTAACTGTGTAAGTAAAGGCATCATAGTCACAACAACCCAGATAACCTGGTACTTACAATCAAAAATTGTAACATTGGCTTTTCTGAGCTTTGCTTTACTTCAAAGTCTGCAATCTATATTATCTGGAGAATGAAAATTAGATTTGCAGGAACACCAGACTAGTCAAAGACTGGTTACCTGTAACAAGTTATACCAATGTTTACAAAATATTAAGGTTTCAATACGGCTaatatttttcttaataaaGATGCCAGAGAAAGGGATGCAGGGTTTTTTCTGCTTTgtagaacataaaataaaaagtactgcacttcccccacctgttgctgaaCACTGATAGTCAGCTGGCAAACGAAGGCCCTACATTTTACCTCTAATTCAGCTGTATGGAAAGATTTATGGTCAAAACAAAtacacagttttgttttttaggaagTGATTTGCCTTAAGGTAAAGCTGTTAAGCAGCTGACTGCGGACTGCCTGCCAcagcagatagcctgactaacAAACCAGCCGATATTAGCTTGTATACTTCAAGTGTAAAGAGCTGAATagcaaaaaattatattttacaaaaaaacacaatttagttTGTTACATAATTTTGCTTTGGTATCAAAACCAAAATAACGCTAAATGTTACAGTATTaactaaaaaattatttttcattttcgcTGAAGTTACTGCAgttctgtttaaaatgtaaattagtAGATCATggctgaacatttttatttaaatacttaTTTAATAAGTTTCAAACTCCACACAAACACTAAGAAAAATACTGGAACCCCGATCCCAGAACATGTTTTGAAGCCacagcaaaaaaatatgattaattaCAAAATGACAAACGTAACTTAATCAAGGCAGAAGTAACAGGCAGGAGACAATACAGCCCTCATTtagagaaatatttaaatgcaacTTCCTCATGTGGCAAAACATCAGACAAGATAGCACTAAGTATAAGTGTTAATATCCTCTATGGTAGTATGTACCTCTGATTTAGTTGTGCAGTTAGCTGATTTTATTAGAATTGCTTATCTTTAGTGTGCCACTGTGTACTTCCGTTTGCTTGTTAGTTTAATGATGACGCAACTACACTCGACTACAGAGCGAAAAATAAAggattattctttaaaaaaaaaaaaaaaaaaaaaaagtgtttcaaaacaaacatggatctgatgcatacaaaacattttacagtgtaaacaattatCTGGTCCATGCCAACATACTCAGTAGCAGCCCTGtacaacttctgtctttctAGTCATtttgctaaatattttatttagggatcAACTACAGCAGCAGGGTAGGTTGCTAcagttttctgccttttttgtgCTCCAATTGTCATCTTCAGTCTGGCTCCACCATAATCTCTCATCATTATCTTATCAAAAGCTTATCGCCCATACAATAATAAGCTTTTAGGAAGCCCTATACCATTGGTTCCCAAACTATGTGCTGTGGGATTTTGTGACAACCCATACATTTTATGGTAATATACAACTaaacaataattattatttttttaatgtactaTTAGTATTTTGCATGCACTCATTTCATAATGCAAACTCTATAcctaaaacaattatttaaaaaaagatcctCAAAGACAATCCTGTATTTCACTGTCCGCACCGTTGTGCAGGCAGGAATTATAAGACTGAAACATTAAAGGCCGTAGGACAACattgaaagagagaaagaggcaAAATGGAGCGCTTGTGCGAAACTGCAGACAACCCACCATCGacagaaaagaggaaaagaaaactgtCAGCAGACCGTATCATGAAAGTTATCTCTCTTATGGCTTCAGTTGGACTGGGGATGTCAACGAGTGCGTCCTCTGTCAAAGCTAGCTAACGCTATCATGGTCAAACCTAGCTAATGCTAACATGATTCCAAGCAAGCATGAAGAGGCACTTGGAAACCAAACATCCGTTCCATGTTGAGAGAAACTTGGCATACTTTAAAAAAGAGCACGGGATTTGAACCAGAGGCAGCAAGTCCGTTTGTTGGATTGTGTGGAAGTGTCTGAAAAGGCAATGGAGGCTAATTACATGCTAGCGAAGCTTATTCCAAAGCAGAAGAAGCCTCACAAATAGACACTCATCCTTCCACGCTTGCTAAAGGGAATCGCAGGTGTCCTCCACACAGAGGTACGTTGGCTGTCACGGGGGAAAACATTTTATCAGCCACAGACAAGATTCGGGGGTTTATGAACAAAATTATCGTGTGGCGCGAGGCTTTGCAACATGGCTCCATGGACAAGTTCCCGCTGACATCAGCTGCGCCACAGGCAGCGAGGGAGCGTATTGTATATGCTGAACACCTTCTGGCCTTAAAAGAGACGTTTGAGCGCCAATTTCCACGTGTGGCTGACATCGAGGACTATGACTGGATCCGAGAACCATTCAACCAGGAATCATCAACAGAAAGGCTCACCATGAAAGCGAGGACAGCGCAAAGCTCCACGTGGACCGCACACTGAAACTCAATTTTAATGAGCTCCCATTGATTGAGCAACTTATTTTCCCCACTACCTACCTGTGTGAGTTAACTCTCTCTGCTCTGATTTACATGGAGAACAACAGGAGGTCACGGCTCTCTGTTGAACAGGACTTGCGAGTGGCCCTCTTCTCAGGGCCAccgaagatttaaaaaaaatctgcgcACTCCAATAGGCACATGCATCTCATTAATGTGTAATtagaaaaaacatgtaaatatttacaataacaCGTTTAAATACTGCTTCAAAATGTGACGTTACTAATTTATAGGTCACCACCATGAACAGCTTCCTTGCATTGACAATTCTGTGCTGAATTTTTGTGACCCGTCTGTTTTAAATGGGTGTGTTGCTGCTTTGATGAAGCCTAATTTGATAAAGTTTCAAGTGAATTTTTGAAATGTTTAgttaataaatatttcatgagTGATATAATTgtctttgaccaattttattcaGCATTAGTAAATAATTACATACATTTACAGATATTTTACAGGATATTAGTGATAACACGTGTTATAAAAGCCATTTTGAACAATGggtgtgcagattaggtgcttaAAGAGCCACTTCATCTCCACTATGAGCAGAAACGATTGCGCTCTGCCTCACGTAGCCTCTCATTGGGTGGGCTGTTTACTGGGCAGGGGCAGAATGGTCATGTAGGGGGCGGGTCATGACCGCACTTGATTTTGATGACGGAATAGCATCATAAcagttaaaagctaaaaaataaataaaataaatggattttgcatgatacaGGTCTTTTAATACTACCAGAACCACAGAAGCATCAAAAGCTTTCAGCCTGACCCCAGTGACATTGAATATTTATCTGAGTTTTGACAATGGTTTGGTAATAATGTGATACTCCATTGATTTGGAGGACAAAATCCATTTCACTTCAGAGGCCCAGCTACAGGACTGTGCTGACAGAGCTGGTAGTAATTTAATCCGGATCTGATGGTAGCAAAACTGTCTTTGTGCCTGTAACACAGGCATGAAAAGGTTTAGCTCATAAACTGTTTATCATCAGCAAAGTTTCTCCTTCATAACCTACATAGGCTACTTCTGTATACTATAAAGTAAAttgtaaaagtttaaaacagcttgtaattgttttaattagtGAATGGACATAAACGAACACTAGATTATCGTAAAACAGAATTCAGATTAACTTGCATCTGCGCTGGTGTTTTAGTCTGAACACAATCAGACTCTCATTGAAGGATCAGCCTCTGAAATGATGCGACTCTCTTCAAGCTGCAGAGTTATTAACTGGAccacttgattaaaaaaaaagtaataaattcaaaaatctgTGTACAACGCTACTGAAATGAACCCTGGTCTGTCATGCTAGTGTCTTAATACATGTAAATGTATCAAGCGACTAAATGTTTCCGTGATGTTACAGAAACATCAGACCTGCCATGTTCTTTGTGAGGCATgataaacccccccccccccttttcatatttattttgaatattgTATCTTTGTTAAGGTCTTtgcttcatgaaaaaaaaaagttttccattTATGCTATTCTGaagataaaatgtttatgtttagTAAACATTAACTTTTCTACATTTATACAATATGTCTGGTAATTGTGTGTCAACCAGATTAGATTTGTTTGCAATTGTTagataaatgaaaatataaacttaaaaaataagaaaaaacaaagaatacatCTCTGGGAATTCATTTTTAACACTACAGACAGACGGTGACAAGAGCACGACAGTCTGTTTGTACATCAGGAATACAGATGGGAAACCcaatagatttaaatttaaagacaaGCAAAAAGCTCCTGAACACAACATACGTCTGCAGTGGACATGGCGTCAGTGATGTTTACAATGCAAAAATCACTGAACCATGCCTGGCATGATCCTGTAAGAGCAGAGCCAAGGACAAAATGCTCAACATGATCAAATTCACTTTAGTCTGCTTATAATGTGACCCatccaacaaaaacagaaaagctgtaACATTAAACCATTTGGATAAAtagcagggtgtgtgtgtgtgggggggggggggggggggagatacATTTTTAGGTAGCATTTTTCTTATTCAAGTGGATCTAATTATGCCATCAAGCCAACTATGGCGTGATAATCTAATGAGCAACAAAGAGACAGAGTGTACCATAAACAACAGCTACCAAACTGACAACATATCTTCACCCCATATGGCACAGAACTGTCTACTGTGACATTTCCTCCGTTCCGTCTGGATAATGTAGGTTTCATTGTTAAGCGGGGGGGGGAAAACGCTTCCCTAACTCAGGAAAGGCAAATCCCCCGCTGCCGTCAATCACTTCACCCTAGATCCAACCCTAGCAGAGACTGTTCAACCTCGGAGCCACAAACAGAGACACACCCAGACATACCAGCTAAAAACTGTGATGCAGAAGGATAACAAGATCCAGATGAACTGGTTAGGAGACTTTTTAGTCATGCAAAACATTCATCGGCTTCATTGTCCAGGTGTCTGTTATATAACAAGGGAACAGCAAAAACATACAAGACTTTCATCTGTACCAGACATGCTAAAAACTTCCACTTAACCCCTGATCTCTTAGCAAGCATGGGTCAAAATACTCTGTATGTTCGCGCTTTTGGAAGAATATTTCCAGAGGTAAGACCACAGAGATCTGcccttttatttgtttcatcctgagaacaaaaaaaaaaaaaaacaaaaaaaaaaaaaacatcctaatGTCAGCAGATTATGCAGCAGTCGTCCAGCTACTATTACCTACTTAGTTTCAAATGAGCAGTCATGTTTGCCATTATTTGCTCCTCGCTGAGCAGGTGTGACGTCAGCATATTTTGATCCGGTAGCGATGCTCCTTCAAGATTATTTGAACAAGCCAGCAACTTTCAAAAAAGGCAAAGTCGCAGTTGTAAAGGAAAAGCAGGAAAAGCAAAGAAATCCTCGGAAAGTTAACGAGTTTTCAAATTCAAAACCAAAATGATTCACACAGCGACAGCCTCCACAGGGTTTTAGGGCAGAAACGCAGAGAGAGGGGTTAGCGTCGAGCAGCCTGCGCTCCTTGTTACCCAAGCCGAACTCGTGAATGCCGACCGTTGAATATTTCATTAGAGTGGATGGCGACACTGAGCATGAGAGACGATCTTCTGAGGGGCCAGAACTGCCCATCGCTGGAATGACCCCCATTCTCCAGCTTACCTCCAAACCTTATTTATGACACAAATTAACCTCCTCTCCACCCATGAGCAAAGCACCAGCCTTTCATGGTATTCaagcattttataaaaaaaaaaaaaaaaaaaaaaaaaaaaaaactagctaGGAGTTCAGGAAAATATTAGTATTGATCTGGAGAATGAAATCATTGTGCAGTACTAAAAACAAGCAGGAGGCACAGATACTTACTGTGTGATGGTGTTCTGTACACTTTTCTCATCGAGCGTCATTCCTGGGGGCGGATCATTTTGCAGGGCCAATAATTCCTTTTGTAGCCttttctgttgaaaaaaaacaaaaaaaaaaaacaatgtttatgttcACACCTCAGTCACAATATGGCCCTCCAACTTGACTTCATGGAAAACATAGTAGAAAAGGACATGTTGAGTCAAAACAGAAAGCCATATAAAATATGCTTAGTCATATAAATGATTACTAACTTTAATAATGTTAACAGCAAATATTGTAATGGAACAGCCCTTTTAATGCTAAATATGGTCCAGATAGTTTGTAGAATGACAAAAGTTTTAGGTTTAAAACTAACTCGCTTAGCAGATTTACTAAAAAGAATATAtccaaatatttacaaaaatgtatgtCTATAAAAAGTTAACATGATGAGTGTGCGATATAACGCATCAgcctatttattatttaaagagGTTGAAAGTAAATGTATAAAGAGATATCGGATACTGTAAAAGATGACATTAGGGAAGAGATAGAGCCGCATAATACACTGAAATTACATCAGCATCATCTAAATATCAATAGTCGCAACACTGCAATTGCAAAGAACAGCTTGGATTCAATATTTAGTGGGCTATTATATTTCAAGGGCCATCCACCCAACAATACATTTGGTCAGCTAGATGGGCTCCGACTGCACTTAATGCACCCACTTGGTAGAGATTTTAGTGACAGAGACACTAAAGCTCAGAGGGATGAGGACATcgtgag from Fundulus heteroclitus isolate FHET01 chromosome 21, MU-UCD_Fhet_4.1, whole genome shotgun sequence carries:
- the flj11011l gene encoding probable ubiquitin-conjugating enzyme E2 W-B isoform X1 — encoded protein: MCPRTTQKRLQKELLALQNDPPPGMTLDEKSVQNTITQWIVDMEGASGTLYEGEKFQLLFKFSSRYPFDSPQVMFTGENIPVHPHVYSNGHICLSILTEDWSPALSVQSVCLSIISMLSSCKEKRRPPDNSFYVRTCNKNPKKTKWWYHDDTC
- the flj11011l gene encoding probable ubiquitin-conjugating enzyme E2 W-B isoform X3 — translated: MTLDEKSVQNTITQWIVDMEGASGTLYEGEKFQLLFKFSSRYPFDSPQVMFTGENIPVHPHVYSNGHICLSILTEDWSPALSVQSVCLSIISMLSSCKEKRRPPDNSFYVRTCNKNPKKTKWWYHDDTC
- the flj11011l gene encoding probable ubiquitin-conjugating enzyme E2 W-B isoform X2 codes for the protein MASMQKRLQKELLALQNDPPPGMTLDEKSVQNTITQWIVDMEGASGTLYEGEKFQLLFKFSSRYPFDSPQVMFTGENIPVHPHVYSNGHICLSILTEDWSPALSVQSVCLSIISMLSSCKEKRRPPDNSFYVRTCNKNPKKTKWWYHDDTC